In Panulirus ornatus isolate Po-2019 chromosome 49, ASM3632096v1, whole genome shotgun sequence, the following proteins share a genomic window:
- the LOC139764389 gene encoding uncharacterized protein — translation MVSPVGIHPRGSKRKSPDVTSSRGGKMASPSVRSSTSRAMASCPSVTSSSRGIKAASPGVISSPEGKKMASPGVIPSGGGKVACPGVTSSPRGSKMTSPGGTLTIAANTLLITSQVILCLGSPTSQTSGPASSSPQSSSFHYALSSLHGSPSPHRGVTSPHSNPSHPGTSQPAVESGLPADGNLTSTEKVALTEGHYNDVRFTDFSRFSQAFNLTLPPSLQTPRLENSTARSGEGNSWMNGNETGGINSPGGNPGDDEERVRESKKHEVVQSKNGSRIDVIQRLFNHSFQSTLPDLQEHTADTHTAPSGDTHSLQTWGLSKKGTRLSTIPKDETSGRVTDNTIDTFGVREVRNLKTLHHLSSVREDEDSLASLESLPKPGTKVSFLRSTTRFTGPPVTRPRGEEPAFIHVREMMVNSPRSLEQEYPSEDSTLEQEGVPSENNHLQEALSEDRRLLEGPSEDHLLQEGLSEDHLLQEGLCEDHLLQDGPSEDQLLQEGLSEDRRLLEGPSEDHLL, via the coding sequence ATGGTCTCTCCCGTTGGCATTCATCCCCGGGGCAGTAAGAGGAAGTCCCCTGACGTCACTTCCTCTCGGGGCGGGAAGATGGCATCTCCAAGTGTCAGATCCTCGACGTCTAGGGCAATGGCATCATGTCCCAGTGTCACCTCTTCCTCCAGAGGCATCAAGGCGGCGTCTCCTGGAGTCATTTCATCCCCCGAGGGCAAGAAGATGGCGTCTCCTGGTGTCATACCCtccgggggagggaaggtggcatGTCCTGGTGTCACGTCTTCCCCCAGGGGCAGCAAGATGACCTCTCCTGGTGGCACTCTGACCATAGCCGCCAACACCCTCCTCATCACCTCTCAAGTCATCCTCTGTCTCGGCTCACCCACTTCCCAGACCTCCGGACCCGCGTCTTCCAGCCCACAATCCTCGTCTTTCCACTACGCGCTCAGCAGTCTGCAcggctctccctcccctcaccgtgGCGTCACCAGTCCACATTCGAATCCCAGTCACCCCGGCACCAGCCAGCCGGCAGTAGAGTCAGGACTTCCCGCCGACGGTAACCTCACAAGCACAGAGAAAGTGGCACTAACAGAAGGCCATTATAACGACGTCCGCTTCACCGATTTTTCAAGATTCAGCCAAGCGTTTAATCTCACCTTACCTCCCAGCCTCCAGACTCCTCGCCTGGAAAATTCTACGGCGAGATCGGGTGAGGGAAATTCTTGGATGAACGGGAatgaaactggaggaattaataGTCCAGGAGGTAATCCAGGCGATGATGAAGAACGAGTGAGAGAGTCCAAGAAACATGAGGTTGTCCAGTCCAAGAATGGAAGCCGAATTGATGTCATTCAAAGACTCTTTAACCACAGCTTCCAGTCTACTTTACCAGACCTACAAGAACATACTGCTGAcactcacacagctccctctGGAGACACGCACTCCCTCCAGACGTGGGGATTATCGAAGAAAGGGACCCGTTTGTCTACAATCCCAAAGGACGAAACATCTGGAAGAGTCACAGATAATACGATAGATACTTTTGGTGTGAGGGAAGTAAGAAACCTTAAGACTCTTCATCATTTATCGTCGGTGCGAGAGGATGAAGACAGCTTAGCCTCCTTGGAAAGTCTCCCAAAACCCGGAACAAAAGTTTCCTTCTTACGAAGTACGACTCGCTTCACTGGACCTCCTGTCACTCGACCACGAGGTGAGGAACCTGCTTTCATTCACGTCAGGGAGATGATGGTGAACTCACCGAGGAGCCTTGAGCAAGAGTACCCAAGTGAAGACAGCACTCTCGAGCAGGAGGGGGTTCCGAGTGAAAACAACCACCTACAGGAGGCCCTGAGTGAAGACCGCCGTCTACTGGAGGGACCAAGCGAAGACCACCTCCTACAGGAGGGCCTGAGTGAAGACCACCTCCTACAGGAAGGCCTGTGTGAAGACCACCTCCTACAGGATGGCCCGAGTGAAGACCAACTCCTACAGGAAGGCCTGAGTGAAGACCGACGCCTACTGGAGGGCCCAAGTGAAGACCACCTCCTATAG